From the genome of Malus sylvestris chromosome 6, drMalSylv7.2, whole genome shotgun sequence, one region includes:
- the LOC126625445 gene encoding uncharacterized protein LOC126625445: MIMKEDLTLADSFALAEKHALWDEARQAEKAPEQPRKELATAQKKDEKQPNKGRQEVKRRDRPTTKEDPMTNNYSKFSILIHQILHDIKNEPWFKLPKQSKGDTSKLDHTKYCAFHRGPGHTTNDCYTWKNYLEKLVKEGKVDRYLDKPAKQPKRNANGDEEPPTKTIRINGIFAESEHLGATNNSKKRKIQQALLISQVQTVDTQPGPIIGFTEQDAEGVDFPHDDALVVSVQLAHAIVDRMMVDNGSAVNLLQLSVIQKMGLESTIIRRAEVLTGFNGHTSTAIGHITLDVKTPPVVSKQTFTIVSDPSPYNGILGRPWLIKLDAVTSVKYQKI, translated from the coding sequence atgatcatgaaagaagacctAACTCTAGCAGATTCCTTTGCTCTGGcggagaagcatgcactttgggacgaggctcgacAAGCAGAAAAGGCTCCCGAACAGCCTCGAAAAGAGTTAGCAACGGCccaaaaaaaagatgaaaagcAACCCAACAAGGGCAGGCAGGAGGTCAAGCGCAGGGACCGACCCACGACGAAAGAAGACCCGATGACCAATAACTATTCTAAGTTCTCAATTCTGATTCATCAGATCCTTCATGACATCAAGAATGAACCATGGTTCAAGTTGCCAAAACAGTCAAAaggagatacttccaagttggacCACACCAAGTATTGCGCATTCCACCGAGGTCCTGGTCACACAACCAACGACtgctacacttggaagaactacctagagAAACTCGTGAAAGAAGGCAAAGTCGATAGATATTTGGACAAGCCAGCTAAGCAGCCAAAAAGGAATGCAAACGGAGATGAGGAGCCACCAACTAAGACGATTCGAATCAATGGCATTTTCGCTGAATCCGAGCACTTGGGGGCCACTAATAACTCcaaaaagaggaagatccagCAGGCTTTACTAATCTCACAAGTTCAAACAGTCGATACCCAACCTGGACCTATCATTGGCTTCACGGAGCAGGATGCAGAAGGAGTCGATTTCCCACACGACGATGCGTTAGTAGTATCTGTCCAACTAGCCCATGCTATAGTTGACAGGATGATGGTTGACAATGGAAGTGCAGTCAACCTACTTCAACTTTCGGTCATtcaaaagatgggcctggaAAGTACAATCATACGCCGGGCAGAGGTACTTACTGGATTCAACGGACACACCTCAACTGCCATCGGCCATATCACACTTGACGTAAAAACACCGCCAGTCGTTTCAAAGCAAACATTCACAATCGTAAGTGACCCATCTCCCTACAATGGGATTCTTGGGAGACCTTGGTTGATCAAGTTGGATGCTGTCACTTCcgtcaagtatcaaaaaatTTGA